In Chloroflexota bacterium, one DNA window encodes the following:
- the uvrA gene encoding excinuclease ABC subunit UvrA — MPQDKIIIRGAREHNLKNINLEIPRDKLVVITGLSGSGKSSLAFDTLYAEGQRRYVESLSAYARQFLGQMEKPDVDYIEGLSPAISIDQRGASRNPRSTVGTVTEIYDYLRLLFARIGVPHCPKCGREISQQTVQQIVDAILALPEGSRILILAPMVKDRKGEHKGVLEEARRSGFVRVRVDGVVRDLDEEIELERYKMHTIEAVVDRLMISRGENGQNPDALRITDSVETALRIGEGVVVVSDVTGDEPRDMLFSEHFSCVHCGLSLPEIEPRTFSFNSPHGACPVCTGLGVQLEIDPDLVIPDKERSLDGGAIAPWRQTTTDEGYYAQLLRAVAKHYGIPTNIPVSKLSPRQLDIILYGQRSGETIQFRYKNGEGRIRSYQTTYEGVIPNLERRYRETSSDYIRREIDRYMAPHLCPACKGKRLKPESLAVTVGGLSIVDVTAFSVTQALEFFDRLEQSLSERELTIARQILKEIKARLRFMVDVGLDYLTIDRATATLSGGEAQRIRLATQIGSRLMGVLYILDEPSIGLHQRDNARLIRTLKDMRDIGNTVIVVEHDEETIRAADYIVDLGPGAGEHGGHVVVAGTLDDVMACEQSITGQYLKGARRVPMPRVRRPGRGQSLVIRGARENNLKDITVEIPLNKFVCVTGVSGSGKSSLIVEILYKKLAQVFYGAKDKPGLHDEILGLEYIDKVVNID; from the coding sequence ATGCCTCAGGACAAGATCATCATTCGCGGCGCACGCGAACACAATCTAAAGAACATCAACCTGGAGATTCCCAGGGACAAACTCGTGGTCATCACCGGCCTGTCCGGCTCGGGCAAGTCGTCGCTGGCCTTTGACACCCTCTACGCCGAGGGGCAGCGGCGCTACGTGGAATCCCTCTCCGCCTACGCCCGCCAGTTCCTGGGCCAGATGGAAAAGCCCGACGTGGATTACATTGAGGGCCTGTCGCCCGCCATCAGCATTGACCAGCGGGGCGCCAGCCGCAACCCCCGCTCCACCGTCGGCACGGTAACCGAAATCTACGACTACCTGCGGCTCCTCTTCGCGCGCATCGGCGTGCCCCATTGCCCCAAATGCGGGCGGGAAATCTCGCAGCAGACCGTGCAGCAGATCGTGGACGCCATCCTGGCCCTGCCCGAAGGCTCGCGCATCCTCATCCTGGCGCCCATGGTCAAAGACCGCAAAGGCGAGCATAAGGGCGTCCTGGAAGAGGCCCGCCGCAGCGGCTTTGTCCGCGTGCGGGTGGACGGCGTCGTCCGCGACCTGGACGAAGAGATAGAGTTGGAACGCTACAAAATGCACACCATAGAGGCGGTGGTGGATCGCCTGATGATCAGCCGCGGCGAGAACGGCCAGAACCCCGATGCGCTGCGCATCACCGACTCGGTGGAGACGGCCCTGCGCATCGGTGAGGGGGTGGTCGTTGTCAGCGACGTAACGGGCGACGAGCCGCGCGACATGCTGTTCTCGGAGCACTTCTCGTGCGTGCACTGTGGCCTGTCGCTGCCCGAGATTGAGCCGCGCACCTTCTCGTTCAACTCGCCGCACGGGGCCTGCCCCGTGTGCACGGGCTTGGGCGTGCAACTGGAGATTGACCCCGACCTGGTGATTCCCGACAAGGAGCGCAGCCTGGACGGGGGAGCCATCGCCCCCTGGCGGCAGACCACCACCGATGAGGGCTACTACGCGCAACTGCTGCGGGCCGTTGCCAAACACTACGGCATCCCGACCAACATTCCCGTGTCCAAACTCTCGCCCCGCCAACTGGACATCATCCTGTACGGCCAGCGGTCGGGCGAGACCATCCAGTTCCGCTACAAGAACGGCGAGGGCCGCATCCGTTCGTACCAGACCACCTACGAGGGCGTCATCCCCAACCTGGAGCGCAGGTATCGCGAGACCAGTTCCGACTACATCCGCCGCGAGATTGACCGCTACATGGCCCCGCATCTGTGCCCCGCCTGCAAGGGCAAGCGCCTCAAGCCCGAAAGTCTGGCAGTTACGGTCGGCGGCCTGTCCATCGTGGACGTTACCGCCTTCTCGGTAACCCAGGCGCTGGAGTTCTTTGACCGCCTGGAGCAGTCGCTGAGCGAGCGGGAACTGACCATCGCCCGCCAGATTCTCAAGGAGATCAAGGCCCGCCTGCGGTTCATGGTGGACGTCGGCCTGGACTACTTGACGATTGACCGAGCGACGGCCACGCTGTCGGGCGGCGAGGCCCAGCGCATCCGCCTGGCCACGCAAATCGGGTCGCGGCTGATGGGCGTGTTGTACATCCTGGACGAGCCGAGCATCGGCCTGCACCAGCGCGACAACGCGCGCCTCATCCGCACGCTCAAGGACATGCGCGACATCGGCAACACGGTCATCGTCGTGGAGCACGACGAGGAGACGATCCGCGCCGCCGACTACATCGTGGATTTGGGGCCGGGGGCCGGCGAGCACGGCGGGCATGTGGTCGTGGCCGGCACCCTGGACGACGTGATGGCGTGCGAGCAGTCCATCACCGGCCAGTACCTCAAGGGGGCGCGCAGGGTGCCCATGCCCAGGGTGCGCCGCCCGGGCCGCGGGCAGTCCCTCGTCATCCGAGGGGCGCGGGAGAACAACCTCAAGGACATCACCGTGGAAATCCCGCTCAACAAGTTCGTGTGCGTAACGGGCGTGTCGGGTTCGGGCAAGAGTTCCCTCATCGTGGAGATCCTGTACAAGAAACTGGCGCAGGTCTTCTACGGCGCGAAGGACAAGCCCGGCCTACACGATGAGATTTTGGGCCTGGAGTACATAGACAAAGTCGTCAACATTGACC
- the secG gene encoding preprotein translocase subunit SecG has product MLTYLHIAQIIIAIALIVAVLFQAREADLGGVFGGGSAVQRTRRGVEKVLYNSTIALAAAFLLISLIIVMIS; this is encoded by the coding sequence TTGCTGACCTATCTGCATATTGCGCAAATCATCATCGCCATCGCGCTCATCGTTGCGGTGCTGTTCCAGGCCCGCGAGGCCGACCTGGGCGGGGTGTTCGGCGGCGGTTCGGCCGTGCAGCGCACCCGCCGCGGCGTGGAGAAGGTGCTCTACAATTCCACCATCGCCCTGGCTGCGGCTTTCCTGCTGATCTCCCTGATCATCGTCATGATCTCATAG